Within Cucumis melo cultivar AY chromosome 4, USDA_Cmelo_AY_1.0, whole genome shotgun sequence, the genomic segment GCATCAAACAATTCTTCATTTTGCAACCCCTCATCGAAGTTCACAACTCTACTAGTTGTTCCAAACACTTTATCATATATTTCTGTAATATATGTGTCCATgcaattcttcttctttttttttctattatgtCAACCAATAGATGTAGGTAACAAATTTTGTACAGAAAGTCTTCTATGACCTTTACTTTTCTGCAATAATAAATTTGTACTTTGAGGAAGAAAGAGGACATTCAAACAGAGAGAATGGAACTCTGATGTTGTGTAAGTCTCATGCTTAAGTTAGCATTTAATGAAGAGTAAAGCTATCCGATATACTTTTCCATAGAGTTGTGACCACTTATTAACAAAGGAACAAGTGATTGGATTCCATTTCTAAGTGGGACATAAAACGTTTGTTTTGGATTGATCAAATAGCTTACAATATGGTTGCCCATAAGAGGTGGGCCTCCACGAAGGGCGAGAGGTGGTCTTGGTTCTCAAGGCCAATGTAGGCTTATCAGGTTCAAACCATTCACCTTTCTTTCCTAAGTTTGTTAAAAAAATCTTGTAACCTGACCATTACCCAACCAAACTGCAAGGTTGAATTAAATTTGCAAAAATATAGATTTGGACGGGTTGTCAAGTTGTAGAATTTAGGGGTCGAGTTGATTCAACCTAACCTAACTCgagtatgtatatatataattagatGTTTAGTTCAGTCGTAATCGCCCTTGTCTTATGTATCTGCCCTCTTCCCATCTTCGAAACTCCCTTGCACTTTCTCTCATCTTTATCTAGTGTCTGGCAACCTCCTCCCTCATCTTCGAAACTCCCTCTTCCTTTCTCTCATCTCTCTCCAACGCCCCCCTCTCCTCGTCTTCGAAACTTTCTTTCACTTATCTCTATTCTATAGCCTCATCTTCAACTCTCTCCCAATTCAATGATCAAACTCAGAATTATGGAGGGTTGACCCTTGCACATTAAACTAATAGGTTTGATTTTTATCAACTGAAGACATTGAATTGGTCCATAATTTGCATCCAACCCGACCAATCCGACTTATGTACACCTATACTTTTTCATTATAAACTACAAAGAAATAAATCGTAGACCTTTACTAGGTTCGCTCATAAGACCTATACTTTTAGATTAAAAGACTATTTAGGTGTTTTCTAAAACTATATCTATCTTTAACAATCATTAATTTTTCAATCAGGGTTGGTTGCATGAAAATCCTTTTtactcttttttaaaaatatatttttttccgCACAAATATATTTGCAACCATTATATATAGCTAAGTATCGTTATTCTTCTCATTCTAGATGGAGTAACATTAACTACTAATTAAGTTATAAGCTTGTAGCtctaataattaataatattggcgaaattaacaataaaaatattcaagtACAACAAATAGAAGTATAGACATTTTAAATCccaatttaaaagaaatagtACACATTAATCAtgttgaaattgaaattaatatacaacttttcatatattttcttttcttctcttaaaTATTGCCCCATGAAacttatttatttcaaattagACCAATATAAATGTAACacatatatttcatttttcaacACGTGCTTAGATCAGGTAATTCACATGTTGAGGAGAACATATCAGTGAATAAGAAGATTCGACTATTAACTTCTTCTTTTAATGCAGTTATTTTTAACTTTATCGGAAGGAATTTGAAGTTCACACTTTAACTTAAAGAATTTCTCTAGCGTTCAACACTCTCGATAGACGTCGTTTCATGAATTGTTGTAAGcaagatattttttttatttttacctaGTATTGTGTCTAATTTCTTTGTTTGGTTTCTTTTGTAAGTAGTTCTTAATTTTTCTTGGATTGTTGGATTTAAATGATATTTGTAGTTGTAAATACATGATAAATATATCAACATTAATTAATTCTTAATTTGGTTTAATATTTGACAAATGTACATAAAAGATTATTTTGAAATATTGTGTATATATGGAAAGGTATAtaccaatatttttttttaatttgacaaTGAATTTTTTTCGAATATTACAAAAATGAGTTAatctatttataaatatagtaaaattttacttttcGTGATAAACTTCGGTAAACTCATATAAAGATATGAAACAATCTAGAAGAACATGATGTATATGTAAGTCTATTGGGATTTATCtcagataaataaaaataaaatattgttataaCTATTAAATAGGATAATTATAATTGGTGgcaattttaggaataataattaagtatataacaatattttaaaaaattacaaatatagtacAATTTATCGGTTATAGACTTCTATCATCGATAAACTTTGACGGATGTTGTTAtatctttaattattttgaatctaattagcatatttgtaactatcccttataaatattttctatagttttaccatttaaaataaattctcttaaaaaataacttaactttgactttgactttttaaaaaattaatttgttttccTTACCTGCCAAGCTTTGACTAACATGTCAAAACTTCTTCATCTCATATTTGCATATCGTTGaactaagaaagaaaaaaaaaactatactTAATGTACCAACAAAAACATACCAACGCACAAAACTACGTCCCTAATTTGTTAAAATTAGAGGATAAAACTGATCTGCAAGTTCGTAGATTAATAAAAAATGCTTTTAATCAGAAgtgattttaactattttagaGTTATCGATTCTCTCCGTGTCACGAGAAGCGTAAGAGGGAGGAGAATCAATTTTTGAGTCAAAAGAATGTACAAACaagaaggggaaaaaaaaggtaaaatggcaatttattttatatatgtacATAATTAGGTTTTAGCAATAAAGAATATTCCAATTTACATGCTTttacaaaatagcaaaataacaaaataaagtttGTCCAATATACCAATTGAGGCattcttttttttaacattGTGAATGGGACAACTTGATTTTTTTGGGCATTTACCAAGTCTATACAAGTAACAAATAATGtacatataaatttaaaaacctTTAGCCAACATTTAACAACTATGACTAGATAAAACTATATAAACTTAGCAAGATTCGTGTCACAAGTTACTAAGATTAGGTTAGGGGGTTGTTTACTCGTTTAAAAGTTACGAATTCATTTGGTGGAAGAAGAGAAATAACAAACCCAACTTCGTAAATTTGATTTGATTGTCATATTGCAAATTTGGTTCCTTCAAACTACGTTCGAAACCTTACTACTTATTTTAAGAGTTTCTTAAATATTAGCGTTGGTTTTTTACAAATGCATCGAAACTACCTTTGAATAGAAATTTATTAGCGTATAATGTTggatgaaaaatgaaaatggaggCCACTGCTATTCCACTCGTTTTCAACGTTTGTTATGTTAAAGATCAACCATAATATGATAGATTTTGAAGTCGTGTATATATATTCAGAAATAATGTATGCATATATGACAAATTATTAAATTACAAAacttaaaaggaaaaatagaaaaattgtaaaaaaaaaaaaatagatactttaacaaaatatttatatagaaaattcaagtttaactaattttgttttatggaagtaaatattttgtgattttttttctatttaaaatctcttaaaaatatgtataaatatagcaaaatattatagTCACAATAAACCAAAACTATTATAATGACAGAAATAGACACATGTAATAACATATAGCAACGGATTatgatattttataaatattttagttcagtAAGAGTTCAATTCACTAAAAATTAGAGGAACATAGTAGAAAAAATAGAGTCGATTTCAAATCAAAAAGTATTTTAAAGTGCTAAACCAATCCGACCAAAACCAATCGACCTTGACTCTTCATCGAGTTGAGACTTTACTAAACCAAGATTTTTTATAGAGGTAGTTCCCCAGGTTAActttgtatttaaaaaaaaaaaccttctttgcatgattttgaaaaattattctCGGTCGTgagtccgagatccacatctatgaacgGAATGAAGAGTTacataaacaaaagaaaatccAATTCTAGCCTTGTTAGGCAATCAATAGTCAGATCAGCAATGGTGTTAAACAGAACTATTAGACTACACATATAACTTTATTGCTATCACATCTCCACAATATCCataaacccaaataatataATCCATAAGTATCATAAGACATTAACAAAAGAACAATGAAATACAACTCCTAAATAACCACTGAACTGAACATTCattgaataaaaagaaaagtttctaaagaaaatttgaaattggGAAAAAGGTGAAGATGATGACACTGTGAAGAAagcaaaaaaaggaaggaaaaaaaaaaaatggcatttGAGATTCTCTAGTTCTACAAAAACACATTAGAAGATCCATCAATGGCTGTCAGCATTGTAACCAAGCAACAGAAGTAAATCTCAAACACCTAATAATATTACCAACAGTAATGGAGGATGATGAAATTCAGAAAAAAACAACCTGAATTTGAGCTGATGAAGAAGAAATCCCAAATCCCTCTGCTGACCTGACCCAATTGTTCATATTGATTCATCTCtttgttgttcttgttcttcttcttaaTTTATTGCTATAATCTGTGTCCCTTTCTGATTTGACCTTCAATCTTCAGATTCGTTCTTCTTCCCCAATCCATCATTCTCCCTTTCCTCCAGCAATTTTCCGGACTCTTCATCGGCCTGAGCGGCTTTCTTTTGCGCCTCTTTCGCTTTCAACGCCTGCAGTTTCGAGTGATTGTAATATGCAACTCCGATGAAAGCCAATCCATAGCCAAACAAGTTGATTGGAGTCACAGTATCCTTAATCACCGACCATGAGAAAGCGATTAAGAGCCAATCCTTAACCACGCCGGCAACATTCATCGTTAGGGCAGAGGTTTTTCCGACGAGTAAGAACACAGCAAGATTTAGGGCAAATGCGCAGAAGGAATTAGTGCCaaaaatcacaaaatcaaaatgaaaactAGATGTAGCCTTCAAAATTGGGAACTCAACGAAGATCCACGGCActaataagaaaacaaaacaacaagGCGCAACGTAATACAAAGAAGTGATGGGATTCAACGAAATTCCTTTAGATGTAAGCAAAATCTGGATCAGAACAAGTCGAGTCGCCTCGAATGCAACGGCACCAAGTTGCAAAGCTACACCCCAGGCATCAAATTTGGCTTCACCATAAGCAGCGATCCCAACACCAAACGAAATCGAAAGCATATTCACCATGGTTTCCGTCTTGAAACCTTCTTTCTTAAGAAGAACACCGATCGAATAAACAGCGACCGGCATCAGAGCTTTGAGCATCTGAATGAAGGAGACAGAGAGGTAAATGTAAGCGGAATTAGAAAGCCATAAAGAGAGAGAATAGAGAGCTCCGATTGGGACAACAGAAGATAGATAGAGATCTCTCGACATTGAAACTGGTTCCACAAGCTTGAAGACGCGAATGAGGAGAAAAGCGAGAGAAGCACAAAAACCCATATGGATCATGGTTAGGGAAATCGGAAAAGGCCAATCGTACATCTTCTTGTCGAGGATAAACTTGTTGTAGACGATGACGGTGAAGCTGAGGAAGATCCATATTGCGACATAAGTGTACGAGAGAATAATCTTCTTTAGAACACTGTCACTGAGAGAACCGCCTTTACCCATTTGACAGAAAATGGAGACGAACCAGAAGGTGATGAAGAATCAACAATGGCGGGTTCAGAGAAAAGGACTGAACTTGATTTGAGTACGGATCAGggtagaaagaaagaagaagaagaagaagaagaagaagaagaagaagaagaagaagaaagagacaGAGAGGGAAAGGGAGAGTAATGTGGGAGAATAAATAAATTCACAATTAATTGtggaaaaaaatattaatttttatagatccaattgtggttttatttgtttttattttcattttatttgtttattttgttattgggttttggtgaaaaaaaaatgaaataataaataaattgtggggtcaaaaatggaaagaattgTCTTATTTTGTTGTCTTGTGTCCAAATTCTTGAATCATTGAGGGACTGCCATGTTtgaatttcaaattcaaaccaAAATATTTGAGTCTATCTActcatatttatttttcttaaccTCCAATCATAATCCTCCAcgtattttctttcttattttcaaatataatttttttatacaattaGAATGAAATATCActtttatataaatttagtCTCTCAAACTTaaacatatttttatattttataggGAAAATTCCTATTTGTAATTGATAATCAAAGATTTTTATGTTaagaaaatgaatatttttttacaaaaaaaatgaatacgttttattatattgattttatgTATATCCTTTGCATGTGTGTATATTATATATTCATATATGGAatgataataattatttttttaagaccATGGATAATttcccttttttaaaaaaaaagtagggATAATTGGGAACCAGATATTTATTTCAGAAACAAATTAACAACAAATTAACTTTCTCAAAAACtagatttttatatatttttttagataaTTTTAAAGCTATATTAACAAATAACTGATATTGCAAAATTCAGTTAAGTTGTAATTTTTTATTGGAAATTTTAGATctaatttttgttattattgtaGGATTAATAATCCAATTTTAACTGCTGCTATAATTATAATTTAGGAAAAAATATCTTTATGCTTTTTTTGTGTTGGATCGGTTTCTATTTAGTTCTTAGATTTCCAAACATTATATTTGGTTTATAAGTTTAGCGTTTAGATTTCAATTTAGGTATGGATTTCAAAATGTTACTATTTTACTTCTTTCCTATCGACATTTTAGCTTTTATTTCAAATTAGTCCCTAAATTTtagtatttatatttttaatagtaATTTTTCGTTGACGTTGATTTatgttaataaatttaaaataattaaattttattttttttatcacttctaaaattaaatttaaaagttttacGTCGTAATTCttttaaactaattaataaaCATTGACGTCAATGTTGAAAAGTCAATATTCAAAGTTGAcctaaaaaattgaatatttaacaaaaaagaaaaaattgaagataaaaatataaaatcttaaaattagGGATCAAATTGAAACCGACCTTGAATGTAAGATTGTACCATTTTAATACTAAGAGACTAAATTGAGgtcaaaatca encodes:
- the LOC103503818 gene encoding probable sugar phosphate/phosphate translocator At5g25400, with the protein product MGKGGSLSDSVLKKIILSYTYVAIWIFLSFTVIVYNKFILDKKMYDWPFPISLTMIHMGFCASLAFLLIRVFKLVEPVSMSRDLYLSSVVPIGALYSLSLWLSNSAYIYLSVSFIQMLKALMPVAVYSIGVLLKKEGFKTETMVNMLSISFGVGIAAYGEAKFDAWGVALQLGAVAFEATRLVLIQILLTSKGISLNPITSLYYVAPCCFVFLLVPWIFVEFPILKATSSFHFDFVIFGTNSFCAFALNLAVFLLVGKTSALTMNVAGVVKDWLLIAFSWSVIKDTVTPINLFGYGLAFIGVAYYNHSKLQALKAKEAQKKAAQADEESGKLLEERENDGLGKKNESED